One genomic region from Thermomicrobium sp. 4228-Ro encodes:
- a CDS encoding PLP-dependent aspartate aminotransferase family protein has product MATERDPFREYAIETLAVHAGQAPDPATGARAVPIYQTTSFVFHDADHASQLFNLDEPGHIYTRISNPTVEVFEKRVAYLEGGVAAVATSSGQAATTLAILNIARAGDEVVASTSLYGGTVALFANTLSDLGITVRFVEPSDPENFRRAITERTKCIYAETIGNPRLDVLDIEAVARIAHEHGIPLIVDNTFATPYLCRPIEWGADIVVHSATKWIGGHGVAIGGVVVDAGRFDWGNGKFPRLVDPDPGYHGISYWKDFGSLAYVTKLRAHMMRDVGACMSPFNAFLLLLGLETLHVRMDRHCANALEIARWLAEHPAVAWVAYPGLPNHPSHHLARKYLREGCYGAVVVFGVKGGMEAGIKVIDSVALWSHLANVGDAKSLIIHPASTTHRQLTPEQRVAAGVGDDLIRLAVGIEHVEDLKADLDRALRIATGLAVPGDGRTRDQTARIVLNDEQVIRSVCARAFVEEGGERRPLVLAIVGLSNDPARPSYRVAQKLKRLGYRIVPVNPLIEEALGERAYPNLKALPVRADVVVVFRASEYAPEVAREAVEHGARVLWLQEGVVSPEAARIATEGGLAVVMNRCIYKEAQRWRGHAKTFRPDDVDRELVGAGADGRTSEPADD; this is encoded by the coding sequence TTGGCGACCGAACGTGATCCGTTCCGGGAATATGCCATCGAGACGCTAGCAGTCCACGCTGGACAGGCGCCGGACCCGGCGACCGGCGCTCGCGCGGTGCCGATTTACCAGACGACCTCGTTCGTCTTCCATGACGCTGATCACGCGTCGCAGCTCTTCAATCTCGACGAACCGGGTCACATCTACACGCGGATCAGCAACCCGACGGTCGAGGTCTTCGAAAAGCGCGTCGCCTATCTCGAGGGCGGTGTGGCGGCGGTCGCCACGTCCAGTGGTCAGGCCGCAACGACGCTGGCGATCCTCAATATCGCGCGGGCTGGCGACGAGGTCGTGGCGAGTACCAGCCTGTACGGCGGCACGGTCGCGCTGTTCGCGAACACGCTGTCGGATCTGGGTATCACGGTGCGGTTCGTCGAACCGTCGGATCCGGAGAACTTCCGGCGGGCGATCACCGAGCGGACGAAGTGCATCTACGCCGAGACGATCGGTAATCCGCGGCTGGATGTCCTGGACATCGAGGCGGTGGCGAGGATCGCCCACGAGCACGGCATCCCGCTGATCGTGGACAACACGTTCGCCACACCGTACCTCTGCCGGCCGATCGAATGGGGTGCCGATATCGTCGTGCACTCGGCGACGAAGTGGATCGGTGGACACGGTGTGGCGATCGGTGGCGTGGTCGTGGATGCGGGGCGGTTCGACTGGGGGAACGGGAAGTTCCCGCGGTTGGTCGATCCGGATCCGGGGTACCATGGGATCTCGTACTGGAAGGACTTCGGAAGTCTGGCCTACGTGACCAAGCTCCGCGCGCACATGATGCGTGACGTCGGGGCGTGCATGAGCCCGTTCAACGCGTTCCTGCTGCTCCTCGGGCTGGAGACCTTGCACGTCCGTATGGACCGGCACTGTGCCAACGCGCTGGAGATCGCGCGCTGGCTCGCGGAACATCCGGCGGTTGCCTGGGTCGCCTACCCGGGGCTCCCGAACCACCCCTCACACCATCTGGCGCGCAAGTACCTGCGCGAGGGCTGCTACGGTGCCGTCGTGGTGTTCGGCGTCAAGGGCGGGATGGAAGCTGGCATCAAGGTGATCGACTCGGTCGCGCTCTGGTCGCACCTGGCGAACGTGGGCGATGCCAAGTCGCTGATCATCCATCCGGCTAGTACGACGCACCGGCAGTTGACGCCCGAACAGCGCGTTGCGGCTGGTGTCGGTGACGACCTGATCCGGCTCGCGGTCGGAATCGAGCATGTCGAGGATCTCAAGGCCGATCTCGATCGCGCGCTGCGTATCGCGACCGGTCTCGCGGTGCCTGGTGATGGGCGCACGCGCGACCAGACGGCACGGATCGTGTTGAACGACGAACAGGTGATCCGCTCGGTCTGTGCGCGCGCGTTCGTCGAAGAGGGCGGGGAGCGCCGGCCGCTGGTGCTCGCGATCGTGGGCCTCTCGAACGATCCGGCGCGCCCGAGCTACCGAGTGGCACAGAAGCTGAAGCGCCTGGGGTACCGCATCGTGCCGGTCAATCCGCTGATCGAGGAGGCGCTCGGCGAGCGAGCGTATCCGAACCTGAAAGCGCTGCCAGTGCGGGCCGACGTGGTGGTCGTCTTCCGGGCGAGCGAGTACGCGCCGGAGGTCGCGCGCGAGGCAGTCGAGCACGGAGCGCGGGTGCTGTGGTTGCAGGAGGGTGTGGTCAGCCCGGAGGCCGCACGGATCGCGACCGAGGGCGGGCTCGCGGTGGTAATGAACCGCTGCATCTACAAGGAGGCGCAGCGCTGGCGCGGGCATGCCAAGACGTTCCGGCCCGACGATGTCGACCGCGAGCTGGTCGGTGCCGGGGCAGACGGGCGGACGAGCGAGCCGGCCGACGATTGA
- a CDS encoding acyl--CoA ligase family protein, with protein sequence MQIETKPLFQQLWSRPQWEGLPPYRSLLTPLMLLERTLHVFPDKVGVVDGARRLTYREFGARVYRLASALRGRGLAVGDRIAVLCRNSLEALEAHFAVPQMGGILVPINVRLASDEIRYILEHSGARALILDGALSGLIEPIRASLPELQLVVWVDIDARHGDPSPARSAVADVEYEALLAEGSPEPSVYPLRDEEDVLSINYTSGTTGRPKGVMVTHRGAYLNALGEIIEARLVPESAYLWTLPMFHCNGWYFPYAVTGIGATHVVLPKVDPARIYQLIEEEGVTHFCGAPTVLIMLLQGRPSPDYRFPRAVTVLTAAAPPAPATIAQMEEMGARIVHVYGLTETYGPHTVCEWHAEWDALPLEERARLKARQGVGYIHAPELRVVDDEMRDVPADGQTLGEVVMRGNNVMKGYYRDEEATARAFAGGWFHSGDLAVMHPDGYIELRDRKKDIIISGGENISTIEVERVLYQHPAVLECAVIGIPDEKWGEVPKAFVVLKPGTQATPEELIAYCRERLAHYKCPKQVELVEALPKTSTGKIQKFVLREREWAGYEKRIH encoded by the coding sequence ATGCAGATCGAGACGAAGCCCCTGTTCCAGCAACTCTGGTCGCGTCCGCAGTGGGAGGGGTTGCCGCCCTATCGATCGCTCCTCACGCCGCTCATGTTGCTCGAGCGCACGTTGCACGTCTTCCCGGACAAGGTCGGGGTCGTCGACGGAGCACGGCGGTTGACGTACCGCGAGTTCGGTGCGCGGGTCTACCGGCTGGCCAGTGCGCTGCGTGGGCGTGGGTTGGCGGTGGGCGATCGGATCGCGGTACTCTGCCGAAACAGTCTCGAGGCGCTCGAGGCGCATTTCGCCGTTCCCCAGATGGGCGGCATCCTGGTGCCGATCAACGTGCGGCTCGCGAGTGACGAGATCCGGTACATTCTCGAGCACTCGGGGGCGCGAGCGCTCATCCTGGATGGGGCGTTGAGCGGGCTGATCGAGCCGATCCGGGCGAGTCTGCCGGAACTCCAGCTGGTGGTCTGGGTGGATATCGATGCGCGGCATGGCGATCCGTCGCCGGCGCGCTCGGCGGTCGCGGATGTCGAGTACGAAGCGTTGCTCGCCGAAGGTTCGCCAGAACCCTCGGTCTACCCGCTCCGTGATGAAGAGGACGTGCTCAGTATCAACTACACGAGCGGGACGACTGGAAGACCGAAGGGCGTGATGGTCACGCACCGTGGTGCCTACTTGAACGCGCTGGGTGAGATCATCGAGGCGCGCCTGGTACCGGAGAGCGCCTATCTCTGGACGCTGCCGATGTTCCATTGCAACGGCTGGTATTTCCCGTACGCGGTGACCGGGATCGGTGCGACGCACGTAGTGTTGCCGAAGGTGGATCCGGCACGGATCTACCAGCTGATCGAGGAGGAGGGGGTCACGCACTTCTGCGGAGCGCCGACGGTCCTGATCATGCTGTTGCAGGGTCGGCCGAGTCCGGACTACCGCTTCCCGCGCGCGGTCACGGTGCTGACGGCTGCTGCGCCGCCGGCACCGGCGACGATCGCGCAGATGGAGGAGATGGGGGCACGGATCGTTCACGTCTACGGGCTCACCGAGACGTATGGCCCGCACACGGTGTGCGAGTGGCACGCGGAATGGGACGCACTGCCCCTGGAGGAGCGGGCGCGGCTCAAGGCCCGGCAGGGTGTCGGGTACATCCATGCGCCGGAACTCCGGGTGGTCGACGACGAGATGCGCGACGTTCCGGCCGACGGGCAGACGCTGGGCGAGGTCGTGATGCGCGGCAACAACGTCATGAAGGGCTACTACCGAGACGAGGAGGCGACCGCCAGAGCGTTCGCCGGTGGGTGGTTCCATTCCGGTGACCTCGCGGTCATGCACCCGGACGGGTACATCGAGCTGCGCGACCGGAAGAAGGACATCATCATCAGTGGCGGAGAGAACATCTCGACCATCGAGGTCGAGCGGGTGCTGTACCAGCATCCGGCAGTGCTGGAGTGCGCCGTGATCGGCATCCCGGACGAGAAGTGGGGTGAAGTGCCGAAGGCGTTCGTGGTCCTGAAGCCTGGCACGCAGGCGACGCCGGAGGAGCTGATCGCTTATTGCCGCGAGCGGCTCGCCCACTACAAGTGCCCGAAGCAGGTCGAACTGGTCGAGGCTTTGCCCAAGACTTCGACTGGGAAGATCCAGAAGTTCGTCCTGCGGGAACGCGAGTGGGCGGGCTACGAGAAGCGCATCCACTGA
- a CDS encoding MFS transporter, producing MAQAANHSRRYLAFVIAASTVGSAIEWYDFYIFGSLASILATHFFAKGDPIASLLNTIAIFTIGFLFRPLGAILFGWYGDKIGRKRVFLLTLLGMGLGTALIGVLPTYATIGVLAPVLVFLLRVVQGLSVGGEWGGALTYVAEHAPDGKRGFYTGLLSPAAIYGLIISFFVVLGVRTALGEEAFKAWGWRIPFLLSLVLVLISLYVRLRLQETPMFAELKARRATVRNPLKVTFTGENLRRVLIAAAVSFGQAVAWYTAVFWALFFLQTAQKLDLITTYKILLPGLIVAPVLHVLVAWLSDSIGRKPIVLTGFVLAIVGFYPLYTLLGRFAQKDQLQYWPAVFTVLALMVIAAMVWGPLPALLAESFPTQVRYTSLGVVQNAANGWGGGLVPYVTTWVQTATGNLMWALVYPIALPLVGLVVGLLCLPETAQQRLWEQPGTTLATGEGE from the coding sequence ATGGCACAGGCAGCGAACCACAGTCGACGCTATCTAGCGTTCGTTATCGCCGCTTCGACGGTCGGGTCGGCGATCGAGTGGTACGACTTTTACATCTTCGGGAGCCTCGCGTCCATTTTGGCGACACACTTTTTTGCCAAAGGTGATCCGATCGCCAGTCTTTTGAACACGATCGCGATCTTCACGATCGGGTTCCTGTTCCGCCCGCTGGGTGCGATCCTCTTCGGTTGGTACGGTGACAAGATCGGACGCAAGCGTGTCTTCTTGCTGACGCTGCTCGGGATGGGACTCGGTACGGCTCTGATCGGCGTGCTCCCGACCTATGCCACGATCGGCGTGCTGGCGCCGGTTCTGGTGTTCCTCCTGCGCGTGGTCCAGGGGCTCAGTGTCGGGGGCGAGTGGGGTGGTGCCTTGACGTACGTTGCCGAGCATGCACCGGACGGGAAGCGCGGGTTCTATACCGGCCTGCTCAGCCCGGCGGCGATCTACGGGTTGATCATCAGCTTTTTCGTCGTGCTGGGCGTGCGGACGGCGCTCGGTGAGGAGGCGTTCAAGGCCTGGGGCTGGCGGATTCCCTTCCTGCTCTCGCTCGTCCTCGTCCTGATCTCGCTGTACGTCCGGTTGCGCCTCCAGGAAACGCCGATGTTCGCCGAGCTCAAGGCACGCCGGGCGACGGTCCGGAATCCGCTCAAGGTCACCTTCACCGGTGAAAACCTCCGGCGCGTGCTCATCGCGGCGGCGGTTTCGTTCGGACAGGCTGTTGCGTGGTACACGGCGGTCTTCTGGGCCCTCTTCTTCCTCCAGACAGCGCAGAAGCTCGATCTGATCACGACCTACAAGATCCTTCTCCCCGGCCTCATCGTCGCTCCGGTGCTGCATGTCTTGGTGGCATGGCTCTCCGATTCGATCGGGCGCAAGCCGATCGTGCTGACCGGTTTCGTACTCGCCATCGTGGGTTTCTACCCGCTCTACACGTTGCTCGGTCGTTTCGCCCAGAAGGATCAGCTCCAGTACTGGCCGGCCGTGTTCACGGTGCTGGCGCTGATGGTCATCGCAGCGATGGTCTGGGGGCCGTTGCCGGCGCTGCTGGCCGAGTCCTTTCCGACGCAGGTGCGCTATACGTCGCTCGGTGTGGTCCAGAACGCAGCCAACGGCTGGGGCGGTGGCCTCGTGCCCTACGTGACGACCTGGGTGCAGACAGCGACCGGCAACCTGATGTGGGCTCTGGTCTATCCGATCGCGCTGCCGCTCGTCGGTCTGGTGGTGGGCCTGCTTTGCCTGCCGGAGACGGCGCAGCAGCGGCTCTGGGAACAGCCGGGAACGACTCTTGCGACCGGCGAGGGAGAATAA
- a CDS encoding aminomethyltransferase family protein, with product MSPEPPTVPVLRSLRTGTTISFPASSRYRPRADTVFHRKVLPALYSDPLDEYRASTEGVVLWDIGTEIPIEVSGPAALEFLDQAVTRDLPRCPVGECRYVFVTDQHGGIVNDPVVVRLQAQRFWLMPSESDLLLWLRALAAATEAEVVIQPVDTAPLQVRGPRAREVVRALAGDEVADLPDYRFARTRIDRFEVVTRTGFSGELGYELMPLDGSRTGPAFWETVRAAGRPFGIRVAAPSQIRRIEAGIFSSGVDMTLETDPFELTGYGWMVNLRKLPFVGRSTLVRIAREGPRFEVVGITIEGDPPPEFWGGLLVEPLPVFRPGDTEPTGRVTSACLSPALGWIIGFARLPATAAAPDTELVVQTSTGLRRARVVPTLFVDTEKRRVKS from the coding sequence ATGTCGCCAGAACCGCCGACCGTGCCGGTTCTCCGCTCGCTCCGGACCGGAACGACCATCTCCTTCCCTGCATCGTCCCGCTATCGCCCGCGTGCCGACACAGTCTTCCACCGGAAAGTGCTTCCCGCCCTGTACAGCGACCCGCTCGACGAATACCGTGCCTCGACCGAGGGCGTCGTCCTGTGGGACATCGGCACCGAAATCCCGATCGAGGTGAGCGGCCCAGCTGCCCTGGAGTTCCTCGACCAGGCAGTCACGCGCGATCTCCCGCGCTGCCCGGTCGGCGAATGCCGGTACGTCTTCGTCACCGACCAGCATGGCGGCATCGTCAACGATCCGGTCGTCGTTCGTCTCCAAGCGCAACGCTTCTGGCTCATGCCGTCCGAGAGCGATCTCCTGCTCTGGCTCCGTGCTCTGGCTGCCGCGACCGAGGCCGAGGTCGTGATCCAACCGGTCGATACCGCTCCGCTCCAGGTCCGCGGACCCCGCGCCCGCGAAGTCGTCCGGGCACTGGCTGGTGACGAGGTGGCCGACTTGCCCGACTACCGCTTCGCACGGACGCGCATCGACCGGTTCGAGGTGGTGACCCGTACCGGCTTCTCCGGCGAGCTCGGCTACGAGCTGATGCCGCTCGATGGCTCCCGCACTGGCCCCGCCTTCTGGGAAACCGTCCGTGCAGCCGGCCGTCCGTTCGGAATCCGTGTCGCCGCTCCCAGCCAGATCCGCCGCATCGAGGCAGGCATCTTTTCCTCTGGCGTAGACATGACGCTCGAGACCGATCCGTTCGAGCTGACCGGGTACGGATGGATGGTCAACCTGCGCAAGCTGCCGTTCGTCGGCCGGAGCACCCTCGTGCGTATCGCGCGAGAAGGCCCGCGCTTCGAGGTCGTCGGCATCACGATCGAGGGCGACCCGCCGCCGGAGTTCTGGGGTGGACTCCTCGTCGAGCCCCTTCCGGTCTTCCGGCCCGGTGATACCGAGCCGACCGGCCGCGTCACGTCAGCCTGTCTCTCCCCTGCGCTCGGTTGGATCATCGGCTTCGCTCGCCTCCCGGCCACCGCTGCTGCACCGGACACCGAACTCGTCGTGCAGACGAGTACCGGGCTCCGCCGGGCACGCGTCGTTCCTACCCTATTCGTCGATACCGAGAAGCGCCGGGTGAAGAGCTGA
- a CDS encoding ArsR/SmtB family transcription factor: MNYDERERRRELYRLQAMLCQVLADPTRIELIELLGEGPKAVKELAQATGQRQAKISQHLAVLRQRGLVHAQRVGTEMHYSLTDRRILDACHLTRELLLDQLLRQGELAESVLFAERG, translated from the coding sequence TTGAATTACGACGAACGGGAGCGCCGGCGCGAGCTCTACCGCCTCCAGGCGATGCTCTGCCAAGTGCTCGCTGACCCCACCCGTATCGAGCTCATCGAGCTCTTGGGCGAAGGGCCCAAAGCGGTCAAGGAACTCGCCCAGGCGACCGGCCAGCGCCAGGCCAAGATCAGCCAGCATCTCGCCGTGCTCCGGCAACGCGGTCTCGTTCACGCCCAGCGCGTCGGTACGGAGATGCACTATTCCCTGACGGACCGGCGCATCCTCGACGCGTGCCATCTGACGCGCGAACTCCTGCTCGATCAGTTGCTCCGCCAGGGCGAACTCGCCGAGTCCGTGTTGTTCGCAGAACGGGGGTGA
- a CDS encoding FmdB family zinc ribbon protein — protein MPIYEYRCQRCGYRFEKLVRLSQAAQPVVCPNCGTDETERLLSAFAARSTGDTGTATSCSTGGG, from the coding sequence GTGCCGATCTACGAGTATCGCTGCCAGCGCTGCGGCTACCGCTTCGAAAAGCTGGTTCGCCTCTCGCAAGCCGCCCAACCGGTCGTCTGCCCCAATTGCGGCACTGACGAAACCGAGCGGCTGCTCTCCGCATTCGCCGCTCGCTCGACTGGCGATACCGGAACCGCCACGAGTTGCTCGACCGGCGGTGGTTGA
- a CDS encoding DUF302 domain-containing protein produces MFVGRYGFGIDLDRPFDDVLNAVQEALKEQGFGVLTTIDVKATLKQKLGLDMERYVILGACNPPLAHRALETEREVGLLLPCNVVVREVDGKTRVEIADPKAMLGIVGNPALDDLASEARARLERALQKLEAA; encoded by the coding sequence ATGTTCGTCGGACGCTATGGCTTCGGCATCGATCTCGATCGTCCCTTCGACGATGTCCTGAACGCCGTGCAGGAGGCACTCAAAGAGCAAGGCTTCGGTGTCCTCACCACGATCGACGTGAAGGCGACCCTCAAGCAGAAGCTCGGCCTCGACATGGAACGCTACGTCATTCTGGGTGCCTGCAACCCGCCGCTCGCACATCGGGCACTGGAGACCGAGCGGGAAGTCGGGCTGCTCCTCCCGTGCAACGTGGTCGTCCGCGAGGTCGACGGCAAGACGCGTGTCGAGATCGCCGATCCCAAGGCGATGCTCGGCATCGTCGGTAACCCCGCCCTCGATGACCTGGCAAGCGAGGCGCGGGCCCGGCTCGAGCGTGCATTGCAGAAGCTCGAAGCAGCCTGA
- a CDS encoding MBL fold metallo-hydrolase: MFFQQILRTDIGCAAYVVGSTDAGLAAVVDPRIDMVDEILELLEREGLQLRYIVETHNHADHVSGHHQLAEATGATIAVSALAGVAYPHLPLHDGDELELGEVVLRAIHTPGHRPEHIVIAVIDRTRGNDPWLVLTGDTLFVGDVARPDLAIDGTEGAAALFDSLHQRLLQLPTGTLVFPGHVAGSLCGRVNNRMPLTTIGFEKEHNPALHIRDRATFVRFMNENLPERPPNLARIVDLNRGAEPPRLGRAVPLPPERVRELLDQGAAVLDVRSPAAFAASHIPGAISVALDGGQFQNRVGLVLPPDRPLVLVVERDEDAHRAVRMLAVIGYDQVVGYLAGGMSAWERAGYPYRTLPMLTVHELARWLEEQSLVQVVDVRERSEWVEGHIEGARHIPFYRLPRELGQLDRTRPLALVCGAGTRSVLAASLLQAHGFDHLYSVEGGMDAWRAAGYPVARGATVTIA; this comes from the coding sequence ATGTTCTTCCAGCAGATTCTCCGCACCGACATCGGTTGCGCTGCCTATGTCGTCGGCTCGACCGACGCAGGACTCGCGGCGGTCGTCGACCCGCGGATCGATATGGTCGACGAGATCCTCGAGCTTTTGGAACGGGAAGGGCTGCAGCTCCGCTACATCGTCGAGACGCACAACCACGCCGATCATGTCTCGGGACACCACCAGCTGGCCGAAGCGACCGGTGCCACGATCGCCGTCTCGGCGCTGGCCGGAGTCGCCTATCCGCATCTTCCCCTGCACGACGGTGACGAGCTCGAACTGGGTGAAGTCGTCCTCCGAGCGATCCACACGCCGGGGCACCGGCCCGAGCACATCGTCATCGCGGTGATCGACCGCACCCGCGGGAACGATCCCTGGCTCGTCCTCACCGGCGATACGCTCTTCGTCGGTGACGTCGCCCGCCCCGATCTCGCGATCGACGGCACGGAGGGCGCCGCTGCCCTCTTCGACTCGCTGCACCAGCGCTTGCTCCAGCTACCGACCGGTACGCTCGTCTTTCCCGGCCATGTCGCCGGGTCGCTCTGCGGCCGCGTCAACAACCGGATGCCCCTCACGACGATCGGCTTCGAGAAAGAGCACAACCCAGCCCTGCACATCCGCGATCGCGCCACCTTCGTGCGCTTCATGAACGAGAACCTGCCGGAGCGTCCGCCCAACCTCGCGCGCATCGTCGACCTCAACCGCGGAGCCGAGCCACCGCGCCTCGGGCGCGCCGTGCCCCTGCCACCAGAACGCGTGCGGGAACTGCTCGACCAAGGTGCCGCCGTGCTCGATGTCCGCTCGCCAGCAGCCTTCGCGGCGAGCCATATTCCTGGAGCCATTTCCGTCGCGCTCGACGGTGGCCAGTTCCAGAACCGCGTCGGGCTCGTCCTACCCCCCGATCGTCCGCTCGTCCTGGTCGTCGAACGTGATGAGGACGCGCACCGCGCCGTCCGGATGCTCGCCGTCATCGGCTACGACCAGGTCGTCGGCTATCTGGCGGGTGGCATGTCAGCTTGGGAACGTGCCGGTTATCCCTACCGCACCCTGCCGATGCTTACTGTCCACGAGCTGGCGCGCTGGCTGGAGGAACAGTCACTCGTCCAGGTCGTCGATGTCCGTGAGCGCTCCGAATGGGTCGAGGGGCATATCGAGGGAGCACGCCACATTCCGTTCTACCGGCTCCCGCGCGAACTCGGTCAACTCGATCGTACGCGCCCACTCGCGCTCGTCTGCGGTGCTGGGACACGGAGCGTCCTCGCTGCCAGCCTGCTCCAGGCCCACGGCTTCGACCATCTCTACTCGGTCGAGGGCGGCATGGACGCCTGGCGAGCTGCCGGCTATCCGGTCGCTCGTGGAGCCACTGTGACGATCGCCTGA
- a CDS encoding rhodanese-like domain-containing protein: MLTRLFGRPQVPEISPAEAQERQQRGALVIDVREPDEWRTGHIPGARLIPLGELPRRLAELDRHQEIVLVCRSGNRSAQATLWLQRAGFSRVANLAGGMIAWVRAGLPVER, from the coding sequence ATGTTGACCCGCTTGTTCGGTCGGCCACAAGTGCCTGAGATTTCACCTGCCGAGGCCCAGGAACGCCAGCAGCGTGGCGCACTGGTCATCGACGTTCGCGAACCTGACGAGTGGCGTACCGGTCATATTCCCGGTGCCCGCCTCATTCCGCTCGGCGAGTTACCCCGGCGCCTTGCCGAACTCGATCGGCATCAGGAGATCGTCCTCGTCTGTCGCAGCGGAAACCGCTCGGCCCAGGCCACACTCTGGCTCCAACGGGCCGGTTTCAGCCGGGTCGCCAATCTCGCCGGTGGCATGATCGCGTGGGTGCGAGCTGGCTTGCCAGTGGAGCGTTGA
- a CDS encoding NAD(P)/FAD-dependent oxidoreductase yields the protein MAETCIVVGAGVAAYGFANAIREAGYQGRVVLFGAESVAPYERPPLSKQFLTGKKDEDALLFQPVSFYEERSIELCLGTPVEEIDLQRRVVRTGDGSEHGFDQLVLATGARPNRLPVPGAELAGIFTLRSLADARALRAALAAAERVFVVGGGFIGCEVAASARLLGKQVALVETLPVLLGRVLGPEIGAAITRVHERQGVALYLGRRVVGIEGQERVERVVLDDGTALPCDLVVVGIGVQPALPAIVGELRIDDGVVVDATCAASVPGVWAAGDVARWWHPRVERFIRVEHYDNALEQGAAVAKAVAGQPEPYVPVPSFWSDQYDLTIQQYGYPVEWDEVVVRGDLDQPAFTAFYLKEGRIYGAVIVRRPREMRPARRLVEALAQVDRSLLADPNVDLRQLMS from the coding sequence ATGGCTGAGACGTGTATCGTCGTCGGAGCAGGGGTAGCGGCGTATGGTTTCGCCAACGCGATCCGGGAGGCGGGCTATCAGGGGCGCGTCGTCCTGTTCGGGGCGGAATCAGTAGCCCCCTATGAGCGGCCACCGCTCTCGAAACAATTTCTCACCGGAAAGAAGGACGAGGATGCCCTCCTGTTCCAGCCGGTTTCGTTCTACGAGGAGCGGAGCATCGAGCTGTGTCTAGGCACACCGGTCGAGGAGATCGACCTCCAGAGAAGGGTCGTGCGGACGGGTGACGGGAGCGAGCACGGCTTCGACCAGCTCGTCCTGGCGACGGGGGCGAGGCCGAACCGCTTACCGGTACCGGGAGCCGAGCTTGCCGGGATCTTTACGCTCCGCTCACTCGCGGACGCGCGAGCGTTGCGCGCAGCGCTGGCGGCTGCCGAACGGGTGTTCGTGGTCGGTGGCGGATTCATCGGTTGCGAGGTAGCGGCGAGCGCGCGGCTCTTGGGGAAACAGGTGGCGCTCGTCGAGACGCTGCCAGTGCTCCTGGGGCGAGTGCTCGGCCCGGAGATCGGTGCTGCGATCACGCGGGTGCACGAGCGGCAGGGTGTCGCGCTGTATCTGGGACGACGCGTCGTCGGAATCGAGGGGCAAGAGCGTGTCGAGCGGGTCGTACTCGACGATGGGACGGCCCTGCCGTGCGACCTCGTCGTGGTCGGTATCGGTGTGCAGCCAGCGTTACCGGCCATCGTGGGAGAGCTCCGGATCGATGACGGTGTCGTGGTCGACGCGACCTGTGCGGCGAGCGTCCCAGGGGTATGGGCGGCTGGCGATGTGGCGCGCTGGTGGCATCCCCGGGTCGAGCGCTTCATCCGGGTCGAGCATTACGATAATGCGCTGGAACAGGGCGCTGCGGTGGCCAAAGCGGTCGCCGGTCAGCCGGAACCGTACGTGCCGGTACCCTCGTTCTGGTCCGACCAGTACGACCTGACGATCCAGCAATACGGGTACCCCGTCGAATGGGACGAGGTGGTTGTCCGGGGCGATCTCGACCAACCAGCATTCACCGCTTTTTATCTAAAGGAAGGCCGGATCTACGGTGCGGTGATCGTCCGTCGACCGCGCGAGATGCGGCCTGCTCGCCGACTGGTGGAAGCCCTGGCGCAGGTCGACCGGTCGCTGCTGGCTGACCCGAACGTCGACCTGCGCCAGCTCATGAGCTGA
- a CDS encoding CDGSH iron-sulfur domain-containing protein: protein MSEVRITVRKNGPYHVQGRVVLVDHEGNEIPYEGDEIWLCRCGGSAKKPFCDGTHKRIGFQGDLGAEVRRRMEAASQPEPEAATSGMAERTTAPDEYVAVRPLAEVPEAQLVRFEVDGEPRILVRFGDRLYAIHGICTHEEAELAEGDLEDGVVYCPLHGSGFELATGRVTSLPATRPLPVYDVVVREGVVYVSRRPRQP from the coding sequence GTGAGTGAGGTCCGCATCACGGTTCGGAAGAATGGCCCGTACCACGTGCAGGGGCGCGTTGTCTTGGTCGATCATGAGGGAAACGAGATTCCGTACGAGGGTGACGAGATCTGGCTGTGCCGGTGTGGTGGCTCAGCGAAGAAGCCGTTCTGCGATGGCACGCACAAGCGGATCGGCTTCCAGGGAGACCTGGGGGCGGAAGTCCGGCGTCGTATGGAAGCAGCCAGTCAGCCCGAGCCGGAAGCAGCGACGAGTGGAATGGCTGAGCGAACGACTGCTCCTGACGAATACGTTGCCGTGCGACCGCTCGCCGAGGTACCGGAGGCGCAGCTCGTGCGTTTCGAAGTCGATGGAGAGCCGCGTATCCTGGTGCGGTTCGGTGACCGGCTGTACGCGATTCACGGCATCTGTACGCACGAAGAGGCGGAACTGGCTGAAGGCGATCTCGAGGACGGTGTCGTCTACTGCCCGCTCCACGGTTCCGGGTTCGAGCTGGCCACTGGGCGCGTGACGAGCTTGCCAGCGACACGACCGCTGCCGGTCTACGATGTCGTCGTCCGTGAGGGCGTGGTCTACGTGTCACGACGACCGCGGCAACCGTGA